A window of Apium graveolens cultivar Ventura chromosome 8, ASM990537v1, whole genome shotgun sequence contains these coding sequences:
- the LOC141681033 gene encoding heat shock cognate 70 kDa protein-like encodes MVRVEEPVIGIDLGTMYSCVGVFQDNHVKIIASEHGGRKTPSCVAFNDTERLIGDAVYDQAGMNAANTVFNAKRLIGRKFSDSSVQDDIKSWQCKVFSGPLEKPMISVTYKGEAKQFSAEEISSMVLMKMKEIAEMYLGTTVRNAVITVPAYYNNSQRQATRDAGTIAGLEVMRIIAEPTAAAIAYGFDKKLAGVSSSNGEENVLIFDLGASNCNVSLLTIEEGIYEVKATRGASHLGGEDFVNRMVNHFVEEFKRKNKKDITGNAKSMRRLRNACERAKRTLSSIPMTDINLEYFYNDDSFSANISRDDFNELNMDLFESCLDLVKKCLSDARIDKNNIHQVIPVGGSTRIPKVQQLLKKFFNGRELCMSVNSDEAIAYGATVHAVVLSGKGYERFEDLMMLDANPLPLGVDINGEMSVMIPRNASIPTKKMQAFPTTVDNQVGVLIQVFEGEHKMTKHNKLLGKFVFSGIPRAPSGVSKYFVCFDIDADGLFNVFVENEHGEKLEEIKMTNYEDRFSKEELKKLVQEAKKYKADDEENKKKMEARISVESYFYNLKNILSDEKLSSKLAVASKKKMEDAVEMENLWSNGNQFVKLENLVEIINELKGLAIS; translated from the exons ATGGTCAGAGTTGAAGAACCTGTGATTGGAATTGATCTGGGTACCATGTACTCATGTGTTGGTGTTTTTCAAGACAATCATGTTAAGATTATTGCCAGTGAGCATGGTGGAAGGAAGACACCATCTTGTGTGGCTTTTAATGATACCGAAAGGCTTATTGGTGATGCTGTCTATGACCAGGCCGGGATGAATGCTGCTAACACCGTCTTTA ATGCTAAGCGGCTGATAGGTAGAAAATTCAGTGACTCGTCTGTACAGGACGATATAAAATCCTGGCAGTGTAAAGTCTTCTCTGGTCCTTTGGAAAAACCAATGATATCTGTCACTTACAAAGGTGAGGCAAAACAGTTTTCTGCGGAGGAAATCTCCTCCATGGTTCTGATGAAGATGAAAGAAATTGCGGAAATGTATCTTGGAACAACAGTAAGAAATGCTGTTATTACTGTCCCTGCTTACTACAATAACTCTCAGCGCCAGGCAACCAGAGATGCTGGAACCATTGCTGGCCTTGAAGTAATGCGTATAATTGCTGAGCCAACTGCAGCTGCAATTGCATATGGTTTTGACAAGAAGCTGGCAGGTGTTAGTAGCTCAAATGGGGAAGAAAATGTGCTCATCTTTGATCTTGGTGCTAGTAATTGTAATGTTTCTCTTCTCACAATCGAAGAGGGCATATACGAAGTGAAGGCTACAAGAGGTGCGAGTCACCTTGGAGGAGAGGATTTTGTTAATCGCATGGTGAAtcattttgttgaggagttcaaaaggaaaaacaaaaaggaCATAACTGGTAATGCGAAATCTATGAGAAGATTGAGAAATGCTTGTGAGAGGGCAAAAAGAACACTCTCTTCTATTCCAATGACCGACATTAATTTAGAGTATTTTTACAATGATGACAGTTTCTCTGCAAATATCAGTCGTGATGATTTTAATGAGTTAAATATGGACCTCTTTGAAAGTTGTTTGGATCTTGTCAAGAAATGTTTGAGCGATGCCCGGATAGATAAAAATAACATCCATCAGGTAATTCCAGTAGGTGGATCTACAAGAATTCCTAAAGTGCAGCAGCTACTGAAAAAGTTTTTCAACGGAAGGGAGCTCTGTATGAGCGTTAATTCTGATGAGGCTATTGCATATGGTGCAACTGTCCATGCTGTGGTCCTGAGTGGAAAAGGCTACGAGAGGTTTGAAGACTTAATGATGTTGGATGCTAATCCTTTACCCCTCGGAGTTGATATTAATGGTGAAATGTCTGTCATGATTCCTAGGAACGCTAGTATTCCCACTAAAAAGATGCAAGCTTTTCCAACCACTGTTGATAATCAGGTTGGCGTCTTGATCCAAGTGTTCGAGGGTGAACATAAAATGACAAAACATAACAAACTTTTGGGAAAGTTTGTATTTTCTGGCATTCCCCGTGCACCTAGTGGTGTATCAAAGTACTTTGTGTGCTTTGATATTGATGCAGATGGATTGTTTAATGTGTTTGTAGAAAATGAGCATGGGGAGAAGCTGGAAGAGATAAAAATGACCAATTACGAGGATAGATTTTCAAAAGAAGAGCTTAAAAAGTTGGTACAAGAAGCTAAGAAGTACAAAGCAGACGATGAAGAGAacaagaagaagatggaggcgAGAATATCTGTAGAGTCTTACTTCTATAACTTGAAGAACATCCTCAGTGACGAGAAGCTAAGTTCCAAACTTGCGGTAGCTAGCAAGAAGAAAATGGAGGATGCTGTAGAGATGGAAAACCTGTGGTCGAATGGAAACCAGTTTGTAAAGTTAGAGAACTTGGTCGAAATTATTAACGAGCTCAAGGGACTCGCCATCTCTTGA